Proteins encoded by one window of Dreissena polymorpha isolate Duluth1 chromosome 11, UMN_Dpol_1.0, whole genome shotgun sequence:
- the LOC127851137 gene encoding transmembrane protein 50B-like isoform X2: MSGLLDNCRLPECECIQIGERRNLIASIVAGTLFFSGWWIAIDAAVIYPDQKDMHHAVHTCGVIGTLAFFLINSVSNGQIRGDSYSTGCIGQTGARVWLFIGFLLGFGALIAASWILFGIYVVPEKQPEYAGIAIFLQNALIFFSGMVFKFGGSEDMWA; the protein is encoded by the exons ATGTCAGGGCTTCTAGATAACTGCAGATTGCCAGAATGTGAGTGCATTCAGATTGGAGAGCGTAGGAACTTGATTGCATCTATTGTAGCTGGAACACTG TTTTTCAGTGGCTGGTGGATAGCTATAGATGCTGCAGTGATCTACCCAGACCAGAAGGACATGCACCACGCCGTACACACGTGTGGGGTCATAGGCACGCTGGCATTCTTCTT AATCAATTCCGTGTCAAATGGCCAGATTCGAGGGGACTCCTACAGCACTGGATGCATAGGACAGACTG GAGCGCGCGTTTGGCTGTTCATTGGTTTCCTGCTGGGGTTTGGAGCCCTTATTGCAGCCAGCTGGATCCTCTTTGGCATCTATGTCGTGCCTG AGAAACAGCCTGAATATGCCGGAATAGCTATTTTCTTGCAGAATGCGTTAATTTTCTTCAG TGGAATGGTGTTTAAGTTCGGGGGATCGGAAGATATGTGGGCATAG
- the LOC127851137 gene encoding transmembrane protein 50B-like isoform X1 — MSGLLDNCRLPECECIQIGERRNLIASIVAGTLFFSGWWIAIDAAVIYPDQKDMHHAVHTCGVIGTLAFFLINSVSNGQIRGDSYSTGCIGQTGARVWLFIGFLLGFGALIAASWILFGIYVVPEKQPEYAGIAIFLQNALIFFSAIVFKFGRTEDLWQ; from the exons ATGTCAGGGCTTCTAGATAACTGCAGATTGCCAGAATGTGAGTGCATTCAGATTGGAGAGCGTAGGAACTTGATTGCATCTATTGTAGCTGGAACACTG TTTTTCAGTGGCTGGTGGATAGCTATAGATGCTGCAGTGATCTACCCAGACCAGAAGGACATGCACCACGCCGTACACACGTGTGGGGTCATAGGCACGCTGGCATTCTTCTT AATCAATTCCGTGTCAAATGGCCAGATTCGAGGGGACTCCTACAGCACTGGATGCATAGGACAGACTG GAGCGCGCGTTTGGCTGTTCATTGGTTTCCTGCTGGGGTTTGGAGCCCTTATTGCAGCCAGCTGGATCCTCTTTGGCATCTATGTCGTGCCTG AGAAACAGCCTGAATATGCCGGAATAGCTATTTTCTTGCAGAATGCGTTAATTTTCTTCAG TGCCATTGTGTTCAAGTTTGGACGCACAGAAGACTTGTGGCAGTAG